Proteins encoded by one window of Cannabis sativa cultivar Pink pepper isolate KNU-18-1 chromosome 4, ASM2916894v1, whole genome shotgun sequence:
- the LOC133036547 gene encoding protein CDC73 homolog, giving the protein MALIRSSERPLKDREALLESHKDGYRIKSQQRKDGLVAKSWLMTADDRGMGGYDDEMGYDPNPKPKMHMKGGKIGEDCEAVECEDYLN; this is encoded by the exons ATGGCGTTGATTAGATCGAGCGAGCGACCACTAAAGGACCGTGAAGCTTTGTTAGAAAGCCACAAAGATGGGTATCGAATCAAATCGCAGCAGAGGAAAGATGGGTTGGTGGCTAAGAGTTGGCTTATGACCGCCGACGACAGAGGTATGGGTGGCTACGACGATGAAATGGGTTATGACCCTAACCCGAAACCGAAGATGCATATGAAGGGAGGCAAAATTGGGGAAGACTGTGAAGCAGTGGAATGTGAAGATTATCTCA ATTAG
- the LOC115714215 gene encoding UDP-glycosyltransferase 91A1 yields the protein MAPSRTEKTLMAKDQVDSNKLHIAMFPWLAFGHILPYLELAKLFAQKGHRISFISTPRNIQRLPKLPPDLSPFINLVNLPLPSSSEFNLPNDAEATSDMSREQVPILKRAYDSLRDSLSDLLRSSKPDWLLFDFAAYWVPDMARDINLRNAYFSIFNAASLSFIGAEIPDTRTEPDHFIVPPKWVPFPSKIALRRFEVSKIFDDLSGGDGDVSVVYRIAKSLRGCDVVAVRSCWELESEWLNLMAHILGKPVLPIGQLPPTPYAGEVNDSWKKAKEWLDLQPKRSVVYVAFGSEVVLSQDELNEMALGLELSGFPFFWVLRGHSVELPTGFEDRTRGRGIVWRSWAPQLKILGHESVGGFLTHSGWSSVVEALKFGIPLLLLTFTNDQGLNARLLEEKMIGYSVPRDEIDGSFTRESMAKSLKVVMVEEEGEVYREKAKEMSPIFGDMGVQNKYVDEFLAYLKSHSI from the coding sequence ATGGCTCCTTCACGAACTGAAAAAACGTTAATGGCGAAGGACCAAGTCGACAGTAATAAGCTTCACATAGCCATGTTCCCATGGCTGGCCTTCGGTCACATACTTCCCTACCTGGAGCTTGCCAAGCTATTTGCTCAAAAGGGTCACCGAATCTCTTTCATATCAACCCCAAGAAATATCCAACGACTTCCAAAGCTCCCTCCAGATCTATCACCTTTCATAAACTTGGTCAACCTTCCATTACCATCATCATCAGAGTTTAATCTCCCAAACGATGCAGAAGCAACCTCTGATATGTCCAGAGAACAAGTCCCAATCCTCAAAAGAGCCTACGACAGTCTCCGAGACTCCCTTTCCGATCTTCTTCGCTCTTCCAAACCAGACTGGCTCCTATTCGATTTCGCGGCTTATTGGGTACCGGATATGGCCCGAGATATCAATCTTCGAAATGCATACTTCAGTATATTCAACGCTGCTTCTCTATCATTTATCGGTGCAGAGATCCCTGATACCCGCACCGAGCCTGACCATTTCATCGTCCCGCCAAAGTGGGTCCCCTTTCCCTCAAAAATTGCGCTTCGGAGGTTTGAGGTATCCAAAATCTTCGACGACTTGAGTGGCGGCGACGGAGACGTTTCAGTCGTCTACCGCATCGCTAAATCGCTCAGAGGTTGCGACGTGGTGGCCGTGAGAAGTTgttgggaattggagtcagagTGGTTAAACCTCATGGCACATATTCTGGGAAAACCAGTTCTCCCCATCGGTCAACTTCCACCGACACCATACGCCGGAGAAGTCAACGACAGCTGGAAGAAAGCAAAGGAGTGGCTTGACCTCCAACCGAAACGCTCTGTTGTATACGTAGCGTTTGGGAGTGAGGTTGTACTGAGCCAAGATGAACTCAATGAGATGGCTCTGGGCTTAGAGCTTTCTGGCTTTCCATTTTTCTGGGTGCTAAGGGGGCATTCAGTGGAGCTTCCAACGGGGTTCGAGGATCGAACAAGAGGACGTGGAATAGTGTGGAGGAGTTGGGCTCCTCAGTTGAAGATTTTGGGTCATGAATCGGTCGGGGGATTCTTGACTCACTCCGGGTGGAGTTCGGTGGTGGAAGCTCTTAAGTTTGGGATACCCCTTTTGCTGTTGACCTTCACAAACGACCAAGGTTTGAATGCCAGGCTTTTGGAGGAGAAAATGATTGGATATTCCGTTCCAAGAGATGAAATCGACGGGTCCTTTACCAGAGAATCAATGGCCAAATCGTTGAAGGTAGTGATGGTTGAAGAAGAAGGGGAGGTTTATAGAGAGAAGGCGAAGGAAATGAGTCCCATATTTGGAGACATGGGAGTGCAGAACAAGTATGTTGATGagtttcttgcatatcttaagTCTCATTCAATTTGA